The following proteins are co-located in the Neofelis nebulosa isolate mNeoNeb1 chromosome 18, mNeoNeb1.pri, whole genome shotgun sequence genome:
- the LOC131501575 gene encoding mucin-2-like: MFFPVASTVSSTLSDSSNPTFSPDTPHTTDKESPSSSLGPGPSPTSTQVSGQTATPFTKETAAYTHISDLSTTPASGETSYTQDDEGTTSRSTPGLLSSNPGISGQTNTGLTEGPSVYTDTPNGSKPTSTSDSTVTKEDGSSASTSGPAESFTTSGVDPHTGTTLPPRSPPYSTTSEVSAPTVSTHFSYGMDEASATSQSSPSDLFTTSVLSEQSARTLTEKPTVHTISDSSESTASSYSLRTPDLGSSAAPSSPGEFSSSPVGSRLTASTVTQPPTEHSTVSDSSQLPDSSATTYTKDEESRVSTSGPTESLTTGSSYSTGSSTPSDHEGFPTASLTTEHSATTFTGLPSVFTTTPDLSETAVSSDTFYTRDDGSAMSPSNSGHLSSTLSASAHKTTGLVKGSSMVTGTTHSSEPTVISESTVTKEDGLSASTSKTTESFTTKDYHQQTTTSFAGGSTFYPPSELSTPTFSTTHTSYSTDNASPASESSISELSTLTVVTERTDPTLTGDTTVHTSVSDSSETTVSPEVSHVTGAGSAVAPWSPGEASISPAVSGPTATGVTQISTDHSTISDSSKPTDSSVTTFTREYGSPEPTSNPSDAFSTSSSFGQTTMFFPVASTVSSTLSDSSNPTFSPDTPHTTDKESPSSSLGPGPSPTSTQVSGQTATPFTKETAAYTHISDLSTTPASGETSYTQDDEGTTSRSTPGLLSSNPGISGQTNTGLTEGPSVYTDTPNGSKPTSTSDSTVTKEDGSSASTSGPAESFTTSGVDPHTGTTLPPRSPPYSTTSEVSAPTVSTHFSYGMDEASATSQSSPSDLFTTSVLSEQSARTLTEKPTVHTISDSSESTASSYSLRTPDLGSSAAPSSPGEFSSSPVGSRLTASTVTQPPTEHSTVSDSSQLPDSSATTYTKDDESRVSTSGPTESLTTSPGSGPSASPTAMESTFSTSISESSKYTVSSYSTDSSTPSDHEGFPTASLTTGHRATTFTGLPSVFTTTPDLSKMTISSETSYTSGDGSAVSPSSPAQPSSILSASAQTTTGLMEGSSMYTGTPHSSKSTVISDSTVSKEDGLSASTSRTAESFTTNADHGQITTSFVMGSAFSTSPSELSATIVSTHSSYLTDSIIPTDPLTTIFTKDDGSTRSTLSSSELFTSSQSDVQTTVSFTMESAVSTTVSNMSHPTVSLSTFLTTGKGSSSSPFGPSVSSTSSQSSGPTATTVSFTEERTLYTNITDMSTPTISSETTSVHDEGSSTSSSSSNISSTTPTVSAETTTGITVKSTLSTGTPNLSKSTDTLETVVTKDNGISFSSLNVIESSTTSGGDAHSSTSFPQGSTFYTITSELPTPLFSTHHSYSTDNASPASPSIPSELSTPTWISEQSTTTLTEEPTIHATISESSESTVSFYSPHPTGTRSSATPWSLGEASTNPAVSGTTASTVPLKSTGHSTIFDFSQPTDPSATTFSKEDRSSMSTSIPGKSFTTSGGDGQTTFPPGSTFYTITSKVLTPTFSSHSSYSTDKASSASPSSPSDLSNQTVLSEQTTMTLTEESTVYTSASDLSQSTVSSETSFTRFEGSSSSGPGQLSTTSGVSQETSSSLSDGSTVYTDTPDLSKTTVTSDTTLSKENISSAATSNSGETFLTTGGYQETPTSFTMESTVSTILSDLSNPTVPHGTVNTTENASSSSPSGPGELISSTLVSGQTPTSLPEASTVHTTMTDLSYSTGSVVTSSTNVNGSFTSTSSPGELSTTTLVSGQTTTLFTEKPTIYTISDLFSSTVSVDTSSTTPSGGPAPSSGSGLLSSTTITTITEESSVFTTTTYSSNTMDSSDAPNTTEDLSALSSSRPIHSFSPPVSGQMLTTLGENFTLFITSSDSAKPTISTSIPSSTDSPSPASPSALTFSSTTRDISRPTATTLRGGSTIFQSSTGSPNTTISSDSSQTTTSHASSLASALPSLSSRPVSDSSSAVTASSGFSPPLSSTSHGSTYAPVLGFSTSSTLHPLFTSNHTTVMTTQSSAMTPSKSFCMSLCEPLLSIFSHQLISFDLVVYNA; this comes from the exons ATGTTCTTTCCAGTGGCTTCCACAGTCTCCTCGACCCTCTCTGATTCATCAAATCCTACATTTTCACCAGACACCCCCCATACCACTGACAAGGAAAGTCCTTCATCCTCTCTGGGTCCAGGTCCATCACCCACCAGCACTCAGGTCTCTGGACAAACAGCCACACCTTTCACTAAAGAGACAGCTGCCTACACACACATTTCAGATTTATCAACAACACCGGCTTCTGGTGAAACGTCCTACACCCAGGATGATGAAGGGACCACGTCCCGTTCGACTCCTGGCCTGCTGTCTTCCAACCCTGGGATTTCAGGACAGACAAACACAGGCCTGACCGAGGGGCCTTCTGTCTATACAGACACACCTAATGGGTCCAAACCTACCAGTACCTCGGACAGCACAGTTACCAAGGAGGATGGAAGTTCTGCTTCCACATCTGGGCCTGCTGAATCATTTACCACTTCTGGTGTTGATCCACACACAGGCACAACTTTACCTCCAAGATCCCCTCCTTACAGCACCACCTCAGAGGTGTCTGCACCCACAGTTTCGACTCACTTTTCCTACGGCATGGATGAGGCAAGTGCTACTTCTCAGTCAAGTCCTAGTGATTTATTTACCACCAGTGTGCTCTCTGAACAATCAGCCAGGACTCTCACAGAGAAGCCAACTGTCCACACCATTTCTGATTCATCTGAATCAACAGCTTCTTCCTACAGCCTCAGAACCCCAGACCTTGGTAGTTCTGCAGCACCCTCGAGTCCTGGAGAATTCTCTTCCAGCCCAGTTGGCTCACGACTGACTGCATCTAcagtcacccagccacccacagAGCACAGCACCGTGTCTGATTCTTCTCAACTTCCGGACTCATCAGCAACCACTTATACCAAGGATGAAGAAAGTCGTGTGTCTACATCAGGTCCCACTGAATCTTTAACCACAGGGTCTTCCTATAGTACAGGTTCTTCAACTCCGTCAGACCATGAAGGATTTCCCACCGCTTCCCTGACCACTGAACACAGCGCTACAACTTTTACTGGATTGCCCTCTGTCTTTACAACTACGCCTGATTTGTCTGAAACGGCCGTTTCATCTGACACCTTCTATACCAGGGATGATGGAAGTGCAATGTCCCCTTCCAATTCTGGCCATCTGTCTAGCACCCTCTCTGCCTCAGCACACAAAACCACAGGCCTCGTGAAAGGATCCAGCATGGTTACAGGTACCACTCATTCGTCAGAACCTACAGTTATCTCAGAAAGCACTGTTACCAAAGAGGATGGGCTTTCTGCTTCCACATCAAAAACCACTGAATCCTTTACTACAAAGGATTATCACCAACAAACAACCACATCCTTTGCTGGGGGATCCACTTTCTACCCTCCCTCAGAGCTGTCCACACCAACATTTTCAACAACTCACACCTCCTACAGCACAGATAATGCAAGTCCTGCCTCCGAATCCAGCATCAGTGAGCTCTCTACCCTCACTGTGGTCACTGAACGAACAGACCCAACTCTCACAGGTGACACAACCGTCCACACCTCTGTGTCAGATTCATCTGAGACCACAGTATCACCTGAGGTTTCTCATGTCACAGGCGCTGGGAGTGCTGTAGCTCCATGGAGTCCTGGAGAGGCATCCATCAGCCCAGCTGTCTCAGGACCAACCGCCACTGGCGTCACCCAGATATCCACAGACCACAGCACCATCTCTGATTCCTCTAAACCCACGGACTCATCTGTAACCACCTTTACCAGAGAATATGGAAGTCCTGAGCCCACCTCAAATCCCAGTGATGCCTTTTCTACTTCCAGTAGTTTTGGCCAAACCACCATGTTCTTTCCAGTGGCTTCCACAGTCTCCTCGACCCTCTCTGATTCATCAAATCCTACATTTTCACCAGACACCCCCCATACCACTGACAAGGAAAGTCCTTCATCCTCTCTGGGTCCAGGTCCATCACCCACCAGCACTCAGGTCTCTGGACAAACAGCCACACCTTTCACTAAAGAGACAGCTGCCTACACACACATTTCAGATTTATCAACAACACCGGCTTCTGGTGAAACGTCCTACACCCAGGATGATGAAGGGACCACGTCCCGTTCGACTCCTGGCCTGCTGTCTTCCAACCCTGGGATTTCAGGACAGACAAACACAGGCCTGACCGAGGGGCCTTCTGTCTATACAGACACACCTAATGGGTCCAAACCTACCAGTACCTCGGACAGCACAGTTACCAAGGAGGATGGAAGTTCTGCTTCCACATCTGGGCCTGCTGAATCATTTACCACTTCTGGTGTTGATCCACACACAGGCACAACTTTACCTCCAAGATCCCCTCCTTACAGCACCACCTCAGAGGTGTCTGCACCCACAGTTTCGACTCACTTTTCCTACGGCATGGATGAGGCAAGTGCTACTTCTCAGTCAAGTCCTAGTGATTTATTTACCACCAGTGTGCTCTCTGAACAATCAGCCAGGACTCTCACAGAGAAGCCAACTGTCCACACCATTTCTGATTCATCTGAATCAACAGCTTCTTCCTACAGCCTCAGAACCCCAGACCTTGGTAGTTCTGCAGCACCCTCGAGTCCTGGAGAATTCTCTTCCAGCCCAGTTGGCTCACGACTGACTGCATCTAcagtcacccagccacccacagAGCACAGCACCGTGTCTGATTCTTCTCAACTTCCGGACTCATCAGCAACCACTTATACCAAGGATGATGAAAGTCGTGTGTCTACATCAGGTCCCACTGAATCTTTAACCACATCTCCTGGTTCTGGACCATCAGCCTCACCCACAGCTATGGAGTCTACTTTCTCCACAAGCATCTCAGAGTCGTCAAAATACACAGTGTCTTCCTATAGTACAGATTCTTCAACTCCATCAGACCATGAAGGATTTCCCACCGCTTCCCTGACCACTGGACACAGAGCTACAACTTTTACTGGATTGCCCTCTGTCTTTACAACTACGCCTGATTTGTCCAAAATGACCATTTCTTCTGAAACATCTTACACCAGTGGTGATGGAAGTGCTGTGTCCCCTTCCAGTCCTGCCCAGCCTTCTAGCATACTCTCTGCTTCAGCACAGACAACCACAGGCCTCATGGAGGGATCCAGCATGTATacaggcacccctcattcatCAAAATCTACAGTTATCTCAGATAGCACTGTTAGCAAGGAGGATGGACTTTCTGCTTCCACATCAAGAACTGCTGAATCCTTTACTACAAATGCTGATCATGGACAAATAACAACATCCTTTGTTATGGGGTCTGCTTTCTCCACCTCCCCCTCAGAGCTATCCGCAACAATAGTTTCCACCCACTCTTCCTATCTCACAGATTCCATTATACCCACAGATCCATTAACAACCATATTTACCAAGGATGATGGAAGTACTAGATCAACACTGAGCTCTAGTGAATTGTTTACCAGTTCTCAAAGTGATGTACAAACAACAGTGTCTTTTACTATGGAATCTGCCGTCTCCACAACTGTCTCCAATATGTCACATCCTACCGTTTCCCTCAGTACCTTCTTGACTACTGGCAAGGGAAGTTCTTCATCTCCTTTTGGTCCTAGTGTATCCTCTACATCCAGTCAGTCATCTGGACCAACAGCCACAACAGTCTCCTTTACAGAAGAGAGAACTCTCTACACAAACATTACTGATATGTCCACACCAACCATTTCCTCCGAGACTACCTCTGTCCACGATGAAGGAAGTTCTACATCCTCCTCAAGTTCTAACATATCGTCTACCACCCCCACTGTCTCAGCTGAGACAACCACAGGCATCACAGTGAAATCCACTCTCTCTACAGGCACCCCCAATTTATCCAAATCTACAGATACTTTGGAGACTGTTGTTACCAAAGAcaatggtatttctttttcctcattaaaTGTCATTGAATCCTCTACGACTTCTGGTGGTGATGCACACTCAAGCACATCTTTTCCTCAAGGATCCACCTTCTATACAATCACCTCAGAGCTGCCCACACCATTATTTTCTACCCATCATTCTTACAGCACAGACAATGCAAGTCCTGCTTCTCCATCAATCCCCAGTGAACTCTCTACTCCCACTTGGATCTCTGAACAAAGTACTACAACTCTCACAGAGGAGCCAACAATCCATGCCACCATTTCAGAATCATCTGAATCAACAGTTTCTTTCTACAGCCCCCATCCCACAGGCACTAGGAGTTCTGCTACCCCATGGAGCCTTGGAGAGGCATCTACTAATCCAGCTGTCTCAGGAACAACTGCCAGTACGGTCCCCTTGAAATCCACAGGGCATAGCACaatctttgatttttctcaacCCACAGACCCATCTGCAACCACTTTCAGCAAAGAGGATAGAAGTTCTATGTCCACATCTATCCCCGGCAAATCTTTTACCACCTCTGGTGGTGATGGACAAACAACTTTTCCTCCAGGATCCACATTCTATACAATAACCTCAAAGGTGTTGACACCAACATTTTCTTCCCACTCTTCCTATAGCACAGACAAAGCAAGTTCTGCTTCCCCATCAAGCCCCAGTGACCTCTCTAACCAGACTGTACTCTCTGAACAAACCACCATGACTCTTACAGAGGAGTCAACTGTCTACACCAGTGCTTCTGATTTGTCCCAATCTACTGTTTCCTCTGAAACCTCTTTTACCAGATTTGAAGGAAGTTCCTCTTCAGGTCCTGGCCAGCTCTCTACCACCTCTGGTGTCTCACAAGAGACATCCTCAAGCCTAAGTGATGGGTCTACTGTCTATACAGACACCCCTGATTTGTCCAAAACTACAGTAACCTCAGACACCACCCTTTCTAAAGAGAACATAAGTTCTGCTGCTACTTCAAATTCAGGCGAAACTTTTCTCACTACAGGTGGATATCAAGAAACACCCACATCCTTTACTATGGAATCAACTGTCTCCACAATCCTCTCAGATTTATCAAATCCAACAGTTCCACATGGTACCGTCAATACTACTGAGAATGCAAGTTCTTCTTCCCCATCTGGTCCTGGTGAATTAATTTCCAGTACTCTAGTCTCTGGGCAAACACCCACATCCCTTCCTGAAGCATCCACTGTCCACACAACCATGACTGATTTGTCTTACTCCACTGGTTCAGTGGTTACCTCCTCCACCAATGTCAATGGAAGTTTTACTTCCACATCAAGCCCCGGTGAATTATCCACTACCACCTTGGTCTCTGGACAAACAACCACACTTTTCACAGAAAAGCCAACCATCTACACCATTTCTGATTTGTTCAGTTCTACAGTTTCTGTTGACACCTCCTCTACCACTCCTAGTGGGGGTCCTGCACCCTCATCAGGTTCTGGCTTGTTGTCCTCCACTACCATCACAACCATCACTGAGGAATCGAGTGTCTTCACCACTACCACTTATTCCTCTAATACAATGGATTCATCTGATGCCCCCAATACCACTGAAGACCTTAGTGCATTATCTTCATCAAGGCCCATCCATTCCTTTTCACCCCCAGTCTCTGGACAAATGCTCACCACTTTGGGTGAGAATTTCACTCTTTTCATCACCAGCAGTGATTCTGCCAAACCAACGATTTCTACTTCAATCCCCTCTTCCACAGACAGCCCTAGTCCTGCATCCCCATCagctctcactttctcttctaCAACTAGAGACATCTCCAGACCAACAGCCACCACCCTCAGAGGAGGATctactattttccaaagcagcaCAGGGTCACCAAACACAACAATATCATCTGACAGCTCCCAAACCACTACCTCTCATGCTTCTTCTTTAGCCTCAGCTCTTCCTAGCTTGTCCTCAAGGCCAGTCTCTGACTCTTCCTCAGCCGTTACAGCTTCCTCtggtttttctcctcctctgtcctccactTCACATGGCTCTACCTATGCTCCAGTCCTTGGGTTCAGTACGTCTTCAACTCTCCATCCCCTGTTCACTAGCAACCATACAACTGTGATGACGACCCAGTCTTCAGCTATGACACCAAGTAAGTCTTTTTGTATGTCACTCTGTGAACCTCTCCTGTCCATCTTCTCTCATCAACTAATCAGTTTTGACCTCGTTGTG TACAATGCCTAA
- the MUC12 gene encoding mucin-12, translated as MGPGMGDSIFCPLGFHGDRCEFYPFTGQCQNGTIWNGKECVCAQGFFGYQCKSLVDSFFLEIPEIINATLGVTVKVTNKNFTKDLNNISSPEYWNFTQLFKSQMDKAYMGKDFPQYRGVIIRRLFNGSVVVEHDVIMEANYTSEFDKLFANLSKLIKVKIMNETKRLSGDSEECRASSHLCFSEEATIVSENVMLGFDLKEQCTQKAAKDYAQFYFVDELDGKLACVTKCTSGTKLQLNCNEGECQLQRSGPRCLCPTSDTHWYWGETCALSTSKSLVYGSVGAVGALLVVMVVILTVFLGRSQRKLHRQEYNLWQGEDLPGGFQNTGIWEDENLKEDRFALENIYSHFQPSLENVDPTTELHIQRPRVLTTAQ; from the exons ATGGGACCTGGAATGGGAGATAGTATTTTTTGTCCCTTGGGCTTTCATGGTGACCGCTGTGAATTCTACCCCTTCACAGGCCAGTGCCAGAATGGGACCATCTGGAATGGAAAAGAGTGTGTCTGTGCCCAAGGCTTCTTCGGTTACCAATGCAAGTCCCTTGTGGACTCCTTCTTCCTAG aaatcccagaaataatcAATGCCACTTTAGGTGTGACAGTGAAAGTGACTAACAAGAATTTCACAAAAGATCTGAATAACATATCCTCCCCAGAATACTGGAATTTCACTCAACTATTCAAGAGTCAG ATGGATAAAGCTTACATGGGCAAAGACTTTCCTCAGTACAGAGGCGTGATCATTAGGAGACTGTT CAATGGCAGTGTCGTGGTGGAACATGACGTCATCATGGAGGCAAACTACACTTCAGAGTTTGACAAACTATTTGCAAACCTCTCTAAACTCATAAAGGTCAAGATTATGAATGAGACCAAAAGGCTATCTGGTGATTCTGAAGAGTGCAGAG CCTCCTCACATCTGTGCTTCAGTGAGGAAGCCACCATCGTGAGCGAGAACGTGATGCTGGGGTTTGACTTGAAGG agcaaTGCACTCAGAAGGCTGCGAAGGACTATGCCCAGTTCTACTTTGTGGATGAGCTGGATGGGAAGCTGGCCTGTGTGACCAAATGCACCTCGGGGACGAAGCTGCAACTCAACTGTAATGAAGGAGAATGCCAGCTGCAACGCAGTGGCCCCCGCTGCCT ATGCCCAACCTCGGACACACACTGGTACTGGGGAGAGACGTGTGCATTGAGCACCAGCAAGAGCCTGGTGTACGGGAGTGTGGGGGCCGTGGGAGCACTGCTGGTGGTCATGGTGGTGATCCTGACTGTCTTCCTTGGTCGATCCCAGAGAAAACTGCACAG GCAAGAATACAATTTGTGGCAAGGAGAAGATCTTCCTGGCGGCTTCCAGAACACAGGCATCTGGGAAG ATGAGAATCTGAAGGAAGACAGATTCGCCCTTGAAAACATCTACAGCCATTTCCAGCCCTCTCTGGAGAACGTTGACCCTACTACAGAG CTCCACATCCAGAGGCCCAGGGTCCTGACAACTGCTCAGTGA